In Dermacentor variabilis isolate Ectoservices chromosome 7, ASM5094787v1, whole genome shotgun sequence, a genomic segment contains:
- the LOC142586916 gene encoding uncharacterized protein LOC142586916, whose translation MYPFRVPDFFNYGTLAALIAQVLVTEVVGSLQSAWDSQTRVNHAEVISCLAERRRSMGFGELNSDGDERQNALVLSLTMGLRLAYYALMKTFRLQAKTDKVFGDYWPAAEQVFFDRYCLLWCNAAQEANPLTPREKCMLPLYNMEEFVDHYGCKDRANFTTAPFSKV comes from the exons ATGTACCCGTTCCGGGTGCCGGACTTCTTCAACTACGGCACGCTGGCGGCACTTATCGCACAAGTACTGGTCACGGAGGTCGTCGGCTCACTCCAGAGCGCCTGGGACAGCCAAACGCGGGTCAATCACGCGGAGGTCATCAGCTGCCTGGCGGAGCGGCGCAGGAGCATGGGCTTCGGCGAACTGAACTctgacggcgacgagcgacagaACGCGCTGGTGCTTTCCCTTACAATGGGCCTCCGGCTCGCCTACTACGCTCTCATGAAGACCTTTCGCTTGCAG GCTAAAACGGACAAGGTGTTTGGCGACTACTGGCCCGCGGCGGAGCAGGTGTTCTTCGATCGCTACTGCCTGCTCTGGTGCAACGCCGCGCAGGAGGCAAACCCGCTCACGCCACGCGAGAAGTGCATGCTGCCGCTGTACAACATGGAGGAGTTTGTCGACCACTACGGCTGCAAGGATCGCGCTAACTTCACCACGGCGCCCTTCTCCAAAGTGTAG